The following coding sequences lie in one Carassius carassius chromosome 1, fCarCar2.1, whole genome shotgun sequence genomic window:
- the LOC132148910 gene encoding ADP-ribosylation factor 1-like, with translation MGNMFAGLFKNLFGKKEMRILMVGLDAAGKTTILYKLKLGEIVTTIPTIGFNVETVEYKNISFTVWDVGGQDKIRPLWRHYFQNTQGLIFVVDSNDRERVNEAREELTRMLAEDELRDAVLLVFANKQDLPNAMNAAEITDKLGLHSLRHRNWYIQATCATSGDGLYEGLDWLSNQLKNAK, from the exons ATGGGGAATATGTTTGCAGGCCTCTTTAAGAATCTCTTTGGGAAGAAAGAGATGAGAATTCTGATGGTGGGCTTGGATGCTGCTGGAAAGACCACCATCCTGTACAAACTAAAACTGGGAGAAATAGTCACCACCATCCCAACTATCG GTTTTAATGTTGAGACGGTAGAGTATAAGAACATCAGCTTCACTGTGTGGGATGTGGGCGGTCAGGATAAGATCCGGCCGCTTTGGAGGCACTATTTCCAGAACACACAAG GCCTGATTTTTGTTGTGGACAGTAATGATAGGGAGCGAGTGAATGAGGCGAGGGAGGAGTTGACGAGGATGCTGGCAGAGGACGAATTGCGAGATGCCGTGCTGCTCGTCTTTGCCAACAAACAG GACCTTCCAAATGCGATGAATGCAGCTGAGATCACAGATAAGCTGGGCCTTCATTCCCTGCGTCATCGTAACTGGTACATCCAGGCCACCTGTGCCACCAGTGGGGATGGCCTTTACGAAGGGCTCGACTGGCTCTCTAACCAGCTCAAAAACGCTAAATGA